A window of the Euwallacea fornicatus isolate EFF26 chromosome 15, ASM4011564v1, whole genome shotgun sequence genome harbors these coding sequences:
- the ATP8A gene encoding probable phospholipid-transporting ATPase IA isoform X1: MPASDPNIELNQVTVQSQNNGTPVADQRNGQDEADGAAPSAIDRETETSGDTLEGQEHRVIFINRTQPSVIKYCNNRISTAKYSVIRFVPLFLFEQFRRWANIFFLMIALLQQIPDVSPTGRYTTLVPLIFILSVSAIKEIIEDVKRHRADDETNHRKVEVLRGESWINVRWKDVVVGDMAKVTNNHFFPADLVLLSSSEPQGMSFIETANLDGETNLKIRQALPSTAKLTTIHDLKLLSGALECEPPNRHLYEFNGVLKEYNKPHEPLGPDQILLRGAMLRNTAWIFGLVIYTGHESKLMRNSTKAPLKRSTIDKMTNVQILLLFGLLFVMCLICTVFNVIWTSANGSNHSYIGLEDTENILYTFLTFLILFNNLIPISLQVTLEVVRFIQAIFINMDREMYHEETDTPAMARTSNLNEELGQVKYIFSDKTGTLTRNIMEFKLCAVGHEVYRPTDPPENSLLVQHLKEKHSNADQIKDLLILLSVCHTVIPEQMTDGSVIYHAASPDERALVDGAARFGYVFKSRTPDYVDINALGVDERYEILSVLEFTSARKRMSVIVRDPNGKIKLFCKGADTVIYERLDNNASSREYKDLLLQHLESFATEGLRTLCCAVVELKKNDYDDWKQMYHKACCSIQHREEKIEEASNLIERKLRLIGATAIEDKLQEGVPETIATLLKADINIWVLTGDKQETAINIGYSCRLISQGMQIIVLNEDGLDSVREAILRHCDELGENLEKQNEIALIIDGKTLKYALTCELRSDFLRLCISCKVVVCCRVSPMQKAEVVEYVTKHTKSITLAIGDGANDVAMIQKAHVGVGISGVEGLQAACASDYSIAQFRFLLRLLLVHGAWNYSRMCKLILYSFYKNICLYLIELWFAIYSGWSGQILFERWSIGLYNVLFTALPPLAMGLFDKSCSAEKMITYPQLYKPSQTGELFNIKVFWLWIINSLVHSALLFWLPVLAMHHDVLWMNGKQGGYLVVGNAVYTYVVVTVCLKAGLITNSWPWPTHCAIWGSIALWFLFVIVYSLFWPVIPIGSIMCGMYIMIFSTAVFWMGLFSIPVITIIPDVVFKIIRSTAFKSLTDIVRESEIRRRDPDVYRGDSKNSPMHALEQFAIYFLRPLGYSRTCSFGGRRGLSRTWRWPMALHFRKKKAAQFLRRTLSELMTPTYPNQTGCKFKP, encoded by the exons ATGCCCGCCAGCGATCCCAACATTGAACTGAATCAAGTTACCGTCCAGTCGCAAAACAACGGTACTCCAGTAGCTGATCAGAGAAATGGCCAAG ATGAAGCAGATGGAGCTGCCCCCTCCGCAATCGATAGGGAGACCGAAACGAGCGGAGATACCCTGGAAGGTCAAGAACACCGCGTGATCTTCATCAACAGGACCCAACCTTCTGTAATTAAGTACTGTAACAATAGGATTTCTACGGCCAAATATAG TGTAATAAGATTTGTACCATTGTTCTTATTCGAGCAATTCCGAAGATgggcaaatatatttttcttaatgatcGCGCTGCTGCAACAAATACCGGACGTGTCTCCCACAGGCAGATATACCACTCTTGTGCCTCTCATATTCATCCTTTCCGTTTCGGCCATCAAAGAAATCATCGAAGATGTG AAGAGACACCGAGCTGACGACGAAACTAATCATAGAAAAGTGGAGGTTTTACGTGGCGAATCATGGATTAACGTCAGATGGAAGGACGTGGTGGTTGGGGACATGGCTAAAGTCACCAATAATCACTTTTTTCCTGCAGACTTGGTGCTGTTGTCGTCAAG CGAGCCTCAAGGAATGAGTTTCATAGAAACCGCAAATTTAGACGGAGAAACCAACCTTAAAATCCGCCAAGCCCTACCAAGTACTGCCAAACTGACTACAATTCacgatttaaaattactttctgGGGCTTTAGAGTGTGAACCTCCCAATAGGCATTTGTACGAATTTAATGGGGTTTTAAAAGAATATAACAAACC GCATGAACCGTTAGGTCCAGATCAAATTTTACTGCGGGGGGCGATGCTGCGGAACACTGCTTGGATATTTGGCTTGGTAATTTACACAGGTCATGAATCAAAGCTTATGCGGAACTCCACTAAAGCCCCCCTGAAGCGATCCACTATCGATAAGATGACGAATGTCCAGATATTGCTTTTGTTCGGGTTGCTGTTCGTTATGTGCTTAATTTGCACCGTTTTCAATGTGATTTGGACCAGTGCCAACGGTAGCAACCATTCATATATTGGATTAGAAG atacggaaaatattttgtacactttcttgacgtttttgattttgtttaacaatctcaTACCAATATCCTTACAAGTCACTCTGGAAGTGGTAAGATTTATACAG gctatttttattaacatggaCAGGGAGATGTATCATGAGGAGACGGATACCCCAGCAATGGCCAGAACGTcgaatttaaatgaagaattGGGCCAAGTCAAATATATATTCTCAGATAAAACCGGCACTTTGACCAGGAATATAATGGAATTTAAGCTATGCGCTGTGGGCCATGAAGTTTACCGACCCACAGACCCTCCAGAAAACTCtttgttagttcag CACTTGAAGGAAAAACACAGCAATGCAGACCAAATAAAAGACCTCCTGATCCTTTTATCTGTCTGCCACACTGTAATTCCCGAGCAAATGACGGATGGCAGTGTGATTTACCATGCGGCATCCCCTGATGAAAGAGCTCTAGTTGACGGGGCAGCCAGGTTTGGTTACGTGTTCAAAAGCAGAACCCCGGATTATGTTGATATTAATGCTTTAGGCGTGGATGAACG ATATGAAATTCTATCAGTTTTGGAATTTACTTCAGCGCGAAAACGCATGTCGGTGATCGTGAGAGATCCCAATGGGAAAATCAAATTGTTTTGCAAGGGGGCCGACACTGTGATATACGAAAG ATTAGACAACAACGCTTCGTCAAGAGAATACAAAGACTTATTGCTCCAGCATTTAGAATCTTTTGCCACCGAGGGATTGCGAACTTTATGTTGCGCCGTTGtcgaattaaagaaaaatgattatgACGATTGGAAGCAAATGTATCATAAGGCCTGTTGCAGTATTCAGCATAGAGAAG AAAAAATCGAGGAAGCCTCCAACCTAATAGAGCGCAAACTGAGATTGATCGGAGCCACCGCAATTGAGGACAAATTGCAGGAAGGAGTGCCGGAAACTATAGCCACCTTACTGAAGGCCGATATCAACATTTGGGTCCTCACCGGAGACAAGCAGGAGACCGCCATCAATATCGGGTACTCCTGCAGATTGATATCTCAAGGAATGCAAATTATTGTATTAAATGAGGATGGTTTGGAT AGCGTTAGAGAAGCGATTTTAAGACACTGCGATGAGCTGggggaaaatttggaaaaacaaaacgaaattGCCCTTATTATCGATggtaaaactttgaaatatgCCCTCACATGCGAGCTCAGATCTGACTTTTTGAGGTTGTGTATATCTTGTAAA GTGGTAGTGTGCTGTAGAGTATCTCCAATGCAGAAGGCAGAAGTTGTTGAATACGTGACGAAACATACGAAATCTATAACTCTAGCTATAGGTGACGGTGCCAATGACGTGGCTATGATTCAAAAAGCGCATGTCGGGGTTGGTATATCAGGGGTTGAAGGTTTGCAAGCAGCCTGTGCTAGCGACTATAGTATTGCGcagtttagatttttattaag GTTATTGTTGGTGCATGGAGCTTGGAACTATTCTCGGATGTGCAAATTAATTCTTTATAGCTTTTACAAGAATATATGTTTGTACTTGATTGAACTGTGGTTTGCCATTTATTCCGGATGGTCGGGTCAGATTTTATTCGAGCGGTGGTCCATAG GTTTATACAACGTACTTTTCACGGCCCTCCCACCACTAGCCATGGGCCTTTTCGATAAGAGTTGCAGCGCCGAGAAGATGATCACCTACCCCCAATTGTACAAACCATCGCAAACTGGTGAATTGTTCAATATTAAAGTGTTCTGGCTGTGGATTATAAATTCTTTGGTTCATTCGGCCCTGCTGTTTTGGCTACCCGTGCTGGCCATGCATCATGACGTGCTGTGGATGAACGGCAAACAAGGGGGGTATTTGGTTGTCGGCAATGCTGTTTACAcg TATGTGGTTGTCACAGTTTGCTTGAAGGCCGGTTTGATAACGAACTCCTGGCCTTGGCCCACGCATTGTGCTATTTGGGGTTCGATAGCCTTATGGTTTTTGTTCGTAATAGTCTACAG TTTATTCTGGCCTGTTATACCAATCGGAAGCATAATGTGCGGGATGTACATAATGATCTTCAGTACCGCAGTCTTCTGGATGGGACTGTTCTCCATACCTGTGATCACTATCATACCTGATGTTGTATTTAAGAT AATCCGGAGTACTGCATTCAAGTCTCTCACTGACATAGTAAGAGAGAgtgaaattagaagaagagATCCCGATGTCTACAGGGGCGATTCAAAGAACTC ACCTATGCATGCGTTGGAGCAGTTCGCAATAT ACTTTCTGAGACCGCTCGGCTACTCAAGAACGTGTTCTTTCGGAGGACGCCGCGGATTGAGCAGGACGTGGAGATGGCCC
- the ATP8A gene encoding probable phospholipid-transporting ATPase IA isoform X2 — MPASDPNIELNQVTVQSQNNGTPVADQRNGQDEADGAAPSAIDRETETSGDTLEGQEHRVIFINRTQPSVIKYCNNRISTAKYSVIRFVPLFLFEQFRRWANIFFLMIALLQQIPDVSPTGRYTTLVPLIFILSVSAIKEIIEDVKRHRADDETNHRKVEVLRGESWINVRWKDVVVGDMAKVTNNHFFPADLVLLSSSEPQGMSFIETANLDGETNLKIRQALPSTAKLTTIHDLKLLSGALECEPPNRHLYEFNGVLKEYNKPHEPLGPDQILLRGAMLRNTAWIFGLVIYTGHESKLMRNSTKAPLKRSTIDKMTNVQILLLFGLLFVMCLICTVFNVIWTSANGSNHSYIGLEDTENILYTFLTFLILFNNLIPISLQVTLEVVRFIQAIFINMDREMYHEETDTPAMARTSNLNEELGQVKYIFSDKTGTLTRNIMEFKLCAVGHEVYRPTDPPENSLLVQHLKEKHSNADQIKDLLILLSVCHTVIPEQMTDGSVIYHAASPDERALVDGAARFGYVFKSRTPDYVDINALGVDERYEILSVLEFTSARKRMSVIVRDPNGKIKLFCKGADTVIYERLDNNASSREYKDLLLQHLESFATEGLRTLCCAVVELKKNDYDDWKQMYHKACCSIQHREEKIEEASNLIERKLRLIGATAIEDKLQEGVPETIATLLKADINIWVLTGDKQETAINIGYSCRLISQGMQIIVLNEDGLDSVREAILRHCDELGENLEKQNEIALIIDGKTLKYALTCELRSDFLRLCISCKVVVCCRVSPMQKAEVVEYVTKHTKSITLAIGDGANDVAMIQKAHVGVGISGVEGLQAACASDYSIAQFRFLLRLLLVHGAWNYSRMCKLILYSFYKNICLYLIELWFAIYSGWSGQILFERWSIGLYNVLFTALPPLAMGLFDKSCSAEKMITYPQLYKPSQTGELFNIKVFWLWIINSLVHSALLFWLPVLAMHHDVLWMNGKQGGYLVVGNAVYTYVVVTVCLKAGLITNSWPWPTHCAIWGSIALWFLFVIVYSLFWPVIPIGSIMCGMYIMIFSTAVFWMGLFSIPVITIIPDVVFKIIRSTAFKSLTDIVRESEIRRRDPDVYRGDSKNSLSETARLLKNVFFRRTPRIEQDVEMAHGFAFSQEEGGAVSQTDVIRAYDTNIPKPDGM, encoded by the exons ATGCCCGCCAGCGATCCCAACATTGAACTGAATCAAGTTACCGTCCAGTCGCAAAACAACGGTACTCCAGTAGCTGATCAGAGAAATGGCCAAG ATGAAGCAGATGGAGCTGCCCCCTCCGCAATCGATAGGGAGACCGAAACGAGCGGAGATACCCTGGAAGGTCAAGAACACCGCGTGATCTTCATCAACAGGACCCAACCTTCTGTAATTAAGTACTGTAACAATAGGATTTCTACGGCCAAATATAG TGTAATAAGATTTGTACCATTGTTCTTATTCGAGCAATTCCGAAGATgggcaaatatatttttcttaatgatcGCGCTGCTGCAACAAATACCGGACGTGTCTCCCACAGGCAGATATACCACTCTTGTGCCTCTCATATTCATCCTTTCCGTTTCGGCCATCAAAGAAATCATCGAAGATGTG AAGAGACACCGAGCTGACGACGAAACTAATCATAGAAAAGTGGAGGTTTTACGTGGCGAATCATGGATTAACGTCAGATGGAAGGACGTGGTGGTTGGGGACATGGCTAAAGTCACCAATAATCACTTTTTTCCTGCAGACTTGGTGCTGTTGTCGTCAAG CGAGCCTCAAGGAATGAGTTTCATAGAAACCGCAAATTTAGACGGAGAAACCAACCTTAAAATCCGCCAAGCCCTACCAAGTACTGCCAAACTGACTACAATTCacgatttaaaattactttctgGGGCTTTAGAGTGTGAACCTCCCAATAGGCATTTGTACGAATTTAATGGGGTTTTAAAAGAATATAACAAACC GCATGAACCGTTAGGTCCAGATCAAATTTTACTGCGGGGGGCGATGCTGCGGAACACTGCTTGGATATTTGGCTTGGTAATTTACACAGGTCATGAATCAAAGCTTATGCGGAACTCCACTAAAGCCCCCCTGAAGCGATCCACTATCGATAAGATGACGAATGTCCAGATATTGCTTTTGTTCGGGTTGCTGTTCGTTATGTGCTTAATTTGCACCGTTTTCAATGTGATTTGGACCAGTGCCAACGGTAGCAACCATTCATATATTGGATTAGAAG atacggaaaatattttgtacactttcttgacgtttttgattttgtttaacaatctcaTACCAATATCCTTACAAGTCACTCTGGAAGTGGTAAGATTTATACAG gctatttttattaacatggaCAGGGAGATGTATCATGAGGAGACGGATACCCCAGCAATGGCCAGAACGTcgaatttaaatgaagaattGGGCCAAGTCAAATATATATTCTCAGATAAAACCGGCACTTTGACCAGGAATATAATGGAATTTAAGCTATGCGCTGTGGGCCATGAAGTTTACCGACCCACAGACCCTCCAGAAAACTCtttgttagttcag CACTTGAAGGAAAAACACAGCAATGCAGACCAAATAAAAGACCTCCTGATCCTTTTATCTGTCTGCCACACTGTAATTCCCGAGCAAATGACGGATGGCAGTGTGATTTACCATGCGGCATCCCCTGATGAAAGAGCTCTAGTTGACGGGGCAGCCAGGTTTGGTTACGTGTTCAAAAGCAGAACCCCGGATTATGTTGATATTAATGCTTTAGGCGTGGATGAACG ATATGAAATTCTATCAGTTTTGGAATTTACTTCAGCGCGAAAACGCATGTCGGTGATCGTGAGAGATCCCAATGGGAAAATCAAATTGTTTTGCAAGGGGGCCGACACTGTGATATACGAAAG ATTAGACAACAACGCTTCGTCAAGAGAATACAAAGACTTATTGCTCCAGCATTTAGAATCTTTTGCCACCGAGGGATTGCGAACTTTATGTTGCGCCGTTGtcgaattaaagaaaaatgattatgACGATTGGAAGCAAATGTATCATAAGGCCTGTTGCAGTATTCAGCATAGAGAAG AAAAAATCGAGGAAGCCTCCAACCTAATAGAGCGCAAACTGAGATTGATCGGAGCCACCGCAATTGAGGACAAATTGCAGGAAGGAGTGCCGGAAACTATAGCCACCTTACTGAAGGCCGATATCAACATTTGGGTCCTCACCGGAGACAAGCAGGAGACCGCCATCAATATCGGGTACTCCTGCAGATTGATATCTCAAGGAATGCAAATTATTGTATTAAATGAGGATGGTTTGGAT AGCGTTAGAGAAGCGATTTTAAGACACTGCGATGAGCTGggggaaaatttggaaaaacaaaacgaaattGCCCTTATTATCGATggtaaaactttgaaatatgCCCTCACATGCGAGCTCAGATCTGACTTTTTGAGGTTGTGTATATCTTGTAAA GTGGTAGTGTGCTGTAGAGTATCTCCAATGCAGAAGGCAGAAGTTGTTGAATACGTGACGAAACATACGAAATCTATAACTCTAGCTATAGGTGACGGTGCCAATGACGTGGCTATGATTCAAAAAGCGCATGTCGGGGTTGGTATATCAGGGGTTGAAGGTTTGCAAGCAGCCTGTGCTAGCGACTATAGTATTGCGcagtttagatttttattaag GTTATTGTTGGTGCATGGAGCTTGGAACTATTCTCGGATGTGCAAATTAATTCTTTATAGCTTTTACAAGAATATATGTTTGTACTTGATTGAACTGTGGTTTGCCATTTATTCCGGATGGTCGGGTCAGATTTTATTCGAGCGGTGGTCCATAG GTTTATACAACGTACTTTTCACGGCCCTCCCACCACTAGCCATGGGCCTTTTCGATAAGAGTTGCAGCGCCGAGAAGATGATCACCTACCCCCAATTGTACAAACCATCGCAAACTGGTGAATTGTTCAATATTAAAGTGTTCTGGCTGTGGATTATAAATTCTTTGGTTCATTCGGCCCTGCTGTTTTGGCTACCCGTGCTGGCCATGCATCATGACGTGCTGTGGATGAACGGCAAACAAGGGGGGTATTTGGTTGTCGGCAATGCTGTTTACAcg TATGTGGTTGTCACAGTTTGCTTGAAGGCCGGTTTGATAACGAACTCCTGGCCTTGGCCCACGCATTGTGCTATTTGGGGTTCGATAGCCTTATGGTTTTTGTTCGTAATAGTCTACAG TTTATTCTGGCCTGTTATACCAATCGGAAGCATAATGTGCGGGATGTACATAATGATCTTCAGTACCGCAGTCTTCTGGATGGGACTGTTCTCCATACCTGTGATCACTATCATACCTGATGTTGTATTTAAGAT AATCCGGAGTACTGCATTCAAGTCTCTCACTGACATAGTAAGAGAGAgtgaaattagaagaagagATCCCGATGTCTACAGGGGCGATTCAAAGAACTC ACTTTCTGAGACCGCTCGGCTACTCAAGAACGTGTTCTTTCGGAGGACGCCGCGGATTGAGCAGGACGTGGAGATGGCCC